From a single Armatimonadota bacterium genomic region:
- a CDS encoding D-aminoacyl-tRNA deacylase, with the protein MRAILQRVSSASVSVDGEVVGQIGQGLVVLVAAHREDTEANAGKMADRVWGCRIFNDAEGKINLALKDFGGSGGSSGKSGENGENGEGGPVQLSQLSQLSPSPAVLAVSNFTVYGDTTQRRPSFVESAPYDRGKELFDRFVEGLRKLGCPVETGVFGAHMEVSLVNDGPVTVIAEA; encoded by the coding sequence GTGAGAGCCATCCTCCAACGTGTTTCGTCAGCTTCCGTCTCTGTGGACGGCGAGGTCGTGGGCCAGATCGGGCAGGGACTGGTTGTGCTCGTGGCTGCGCACCGGGAAGACACAGAGGCCAATGCCGGCAAGATGGCGGACCGGGTGTGGGGCTGCAGAATCTTCAATGACGCGGAAGGGAAGATCAACTTGGCACTAAAGGACTTTGGGGGTAGCGGTGGTTCGAGTGGCAAGAGTGGTGAGAATGGTGAGAATGGTGAGGGTGGTCCGGTGCAACTCTCACAATTATCTCAACTATCACCGTCCCCTGCGGTCCTTGCTGTTTCCAATTTCACCGTATACGGCGACACGACCCAGCGGCGGCCGAGCTTTGTCGAGTCTGCGCCCTACGATCGCGGCAAGGAGCTTTTCGACCGCTTTGTCGAGGGGCTTCGCAAGCTCGGATGTCCGGTGGAGACCGGGGTCTTTGGGGCGCACATGGAAGTGTCGCTGGTCAATGATGGACCGGTGACGGTGATTGCCGAAGCCTGA
- a CDS encoding PD40 domain-containing protein: protein MKMNNRRYFYGALLPVLIAGCGGNDTYTAKFLGPLSNKIVFRSDRTGNFDLYAINPDGSGLVDLTNSTEDEFGVDINPAGTGIVFERDLGNEQIFSMNADGSNFQQLTNASANSAQAALKPDATKIAFETDRDGNDEIYLMDPDGSNLVNLTNDPSDDSYPQWSPDGRKIAFASDRGGGYDIYVMNADGSNVVRLTTDGNNNIRPSWSPSGKKIAFRSSRDGNAEIYLMNADGSNQVNLSNNAARDGAPNWSPTGAMIVFDSERDGDREIYIMNADGSFPRRLTLDASEDSSADWGKG, encoded by the coding sequence ATGAAGATGAACAACCGAAGGTACTTCTATGGCGCCCTCCTTCCCGTCCTCATCGCTGGGTGTGGGGGGAATGACACATACACGGCCAAGTTTCTAGGCCCGCTGAGCAACAAGATCGTGTTTCGCAGCGACAGGACGGGGAACTTCGACCTCTATGCCATCAATCCGGATGGATCGGGCCTCGTCGACCTGACGAACTCGACTGAAGACGAGTTCGGCGTCGACATCAACCCGGCCGGTACCGGGATCGTATTTGAGCGGGACCTGGGGAACGAGCAGATCTTCTCCATGAATGCCGATGGTTCCAATTTTCAGCAGCTGACAAACGCTTCGGCAAATAGCGCCCAGGCGGCCCTGAAGCCGGACGCGACGAAGATCGCCTTCGAGACCGATCGGGATGGGAACGATGAAATCTACTTGATGGACCCAGATGGAAGCAATTTGGTGAATCTCACGAACGATCCGAGCGACGACTCGTACCCACAGTGGTCGCCGGATGGCAGGAAGATTGCTTTTGCCAGCGATCGCGGCGGCGGCTACGACATCTACGTGATGAATGCGGATGGCAGCAACGTCGTGCGCCTCACGACGGACGGGAACAATAACATCCGGCCAAGTTGGTCACCTAGCGGGAAGAAGATCGCCTTTCGATCCAGTAGAGATGGAAATGCAGAGATTTATTTGATGAACGCTGATGGCAGCAACCAGGTCAACTTGTCGAACAACGCAGCGCGAGATGGCGCTCCAAACTGGAGCCCCACCGGAGCGATGATCGTCTTCGATAGCGAACGCGATGGAGATCGCGAGATCTACATCATGAACGCGGACGGCAGCTTTCCGAGGAGGCTCACCCTCGACGCGAGCGAAGACAGCTCCGCTGACTGGGGGAAAGGCTAA
- a CDS encoding UMP kinase, giving the protein MKQPKPLKRVLVKLSGEVLAGTSGFGLDLGVLAYMAKEVAAVVQAGTQVAIIIGGGNFIRGERFSGDTGIDRNVADQMGMLGTIINGLALMSAIEKAGVPTRVQSAIEVHEVCESFIRRRAIRHLDKGRVVVFAGGTGNPYFTTDTAAALRGLEIEAECLIKATKVDGIYDKDPKKYPDARRYDRVTFEQAISQRLAVMDQTAFTMCRDNHLPIVVLDFHQPGALLRAVRGESVGTFVGEEA; this is encoded by the coding sequence ATGAAACAACCCAAGCCCCTCAAACGCGTCCTCGTTAAGCTCTCGGGGGAAGTGCTTGCCGGGACCAGCGGATTTGGGCTGGACTTAGGCGTTCTGGCTTACATGGCCAAAGAGGTCGCCGCGGTCGTTCAGGCCGGCACTCAAGTTGCGATCATCATTGGGGGCGGCAACTTCATTCGCGGCGAGCGGTTCAGCGGAGACACGGGAATTGACCGCAACGTGGCGGATCAAATGGGGATGCTGGGCACCATCATTAACGGGCTTGCGCTCATGTCGGCCATCGAGAAGGCGGGCGTGCCCACGCGGGTTCAGAGCGCCATCGAGGTGCATGAAGTGTGTGAGTCGTTCATCCGCCGCCGGGCCATCCGTCACCTGGATAAGGGGAGGGTGGTGGTGTTTGCCGGCGGAACCGGAAACCCCTATTTCACGACGGACACCGCGGCGGCCCTGCGCGGCCTTGAGATCGAGGCCGAGTGCCTGATCAAGGCGACGAAGGTCGACGGAATCTACGACAAAGACCCCAAGAAGTACCCGGACGCGAGGCGCTACGACCGGGTCACCTTTGAACAAGCGATCTCTCAGCGGCTGGCCGTGATGGACCAAACCGCATTCACCATGTGCCGAGACAACCACTTGCCGATCGTGGTCCTTGACTTCCACCAGCCCGGAGCGCTTTTGCGCGCGGTGCGAGGCGAAAGCGTCGGCACCTTCGTCGGAGAAGAAGCATGA
- a CDS encoding serine hydroxymethyltransferase yields the protein MTSHRIPLDQADPEVMALIHQEEKRQQNNLELIASENIASLAVRQAMSSVLTDKYAEGTPAKRYYGGCEVVDEVENLAIERAKKLYGAQHVNVQPHSGAQANMAAYFSIIQPGDTILAMNLAHGGHLTHGSPVNFSGKLYKVVPYGVRQDTETIDYDELEKLAKEHRPKVIVSGASAYSRAFDFARIRQIADSVEALHMCDMAHYSGLIAAGVYPSPVGHAHIVTTTTHKTLRGPRGGMILCDEEFAAGIDKAVFPNVQGGPLEHVIAAKAVCFGEALQPEFKEYGLQVRKNADALAAALTSEGFRIVSGGTDSHMFLVDLRPYGVTGKVAQEVLDNVHITTNRNSIPYDPEKPFVTSGIRLGTPAVTTRGMRETEMAQIASYIAKALKGRESEAELAQVRKDVLNLTERFPIH from the coding sequence ATGACCTCCCACCGGATTCCGCTCGACCAGGCCGACCCGGAAGTGATGGCCCTCATCCACCAGGAGGAAAAGCGGCAGCAGAATAACCTGGAACTCATCGCCAGCGAGAACATCGCCAGCCTCGCCGTGCGCCAGGCCATGAGCAGCGTGCTCACCGACAAATACGCCGAGGGCACCCCCGCAAAGCGATACTACGGGGGCTGCGAAGTCGTGGATGAAGTTGAGAACCTCGCCATCGAGCGCGCAAAGAAGCTCTACGGCGCGCAGCACGTGAACGTCCAGCCCCACAGTGGCGCGCAAGCGAACATGGCCGCCTATTTCAGCATCATTCAGCCCGGCGACACGATCCTCGCCATGAACTTGGCGCACGGCGGCCACCTGACCCACGGCAGCCCAGTGAACTTCAGCGGCAAACTCTACAAGGTCGTCCCTTACGGCGTGCGGCAGGACACTGAGACCATCGACTACGACGAATTGGAGAAGCTCGCCAAAGAGCACCGGCCCAAGGTCATCGTCAGCGGCGCCTCGGCCTATTCCCGCGCGTTCGACTTTGCCCGCATTCGGCAAATCGCTGATTCGGTCGAAGCGCTTCACATGTGCGATATGGCGCACTACAGCGGCCTGATCGCGGCGGGCGTCTACCCGAGCCCGGTCGGCCACGCCCACATCGTGACCACCACAACCCACAAAACCTTGCGCGGCCCGCGAGGCGGCATGATCCTCTGCGACGAGGAGTTCGCAGCGGGTATCGACAAGGCGGTGTTCCCCAACGTCCAGGGCGGCCCGCTCGAGCACGTCATCGCAGCCAAGGCCGTTTGCTTCGGCGAGGCATTGCAGCCGGAGTTCAAGGAGTACGGCCTGCAAGTCCGCAAGAACGCCGACGCGCTCGCCGCAGCCCTCACCTCAGAGGGTTTCCGCATCGTCAGCGGCGGCACGGACAGCCACATGTTCCTGGTCGACCTTCGGCCCTATGGGGTGACCGGCAAGGTGGCCCAGGAAGTGCTCGACAATGTCCACATCACGACCAACCGCAACTCGATCCCATACGATCCTGAGAAGCCGTTCGTTACGTCCGGTATTCGCTTGGGTACGCCGGCAGTGACCACTCGCGGTATGAGAGAGACCGAGATGGCTCAGATCGCTTCCTACATCGCCAAGGCGCTAAAGGGCCGCGAGAGCGAAGCAGAGCTGGCGCAGGTGCGCAAAGACGTGCTCAACCTCACGGAGCGGTTTCCGATTCACTGA
- the uppS gene encoding di-trans,poly-cis-decaprenylcistransferase — MDGNGRWAEAKGLPRLLGHREGYKTLRQVLLDANELGIRYLTVYAFSAENWRRPREEVDGLMALIEQAARQELAVMHRNGVRVRVAGRVEELPAGLQEALREGVDTTRGNTGIGFTLAINYGGRAEILDAVKAIVHEGVSPEALSEDSIAERLYNPDVPEPDLMIRTAGELRWSNFLLWQAAYSELWVTDDPWPAFSTGHLLRAVAHFQSRVRKFGGLPGASS; from the coding sequence ATGGACGGCAACGGAAGGTGGGCCGAGGCCAAAGGGCTCCCAAGACTTCTCGGCCATCGCGAAGGCTACAAGACGCTCCGCCAGGTGCTGCTCGACGCCAATGAGCTTGGCATCCGCTACCTCACCGTCTACGCCTTTTCCGCCGAGAACTGGAGGCGTCCGCGCGAGGAGGTCGACGGCCTCATGGCGCTCATCGAACAGGCCGCCCGCCAAGAGCTGGCGGTCATGCACCGAAACGGGGTCCGTGTTCGGGTGGCGGGCCGCGTCGAGGAGCTGCCGGCGGGTCTACAAGAGGCCCTGCGCGAGGGCGTCGACACCACGCGCGGCAACACTGGGATTGGCTTCACGCTCGCAATCAACTATGGCGGGCGGGCCGAGATTCTGGATGCCGTGAAGGCGATCGTTCACGAAGGGGTCTCACCGGAAGCCCTCAGCGAGGATTCCATCGCCGAGCGCCTTTACAACCCCGACGTCCCCGAGCCCGACCTCATGATTCGAACCGCCGGCGAGCTTCGCTGGAGCAACTTCTTGCTTTGGCAAGCGGCCTATTCCGAACTTTGGGTAACCGACGACCCTTGGCCCGCTTTCTCGACCGGCCACCTTCTGCGCGCCGTGGCCCACTTTCAGTCCCGAGTACGGAAGTTTGGGGGGTTGCCGGGGGCTTCCTCGTAG
- a CDS encoding bifunctional (p)ppGpp synthetase/guanosine-3',5'-bis(diphosphate) 3'-pyrophosphohydrolase translates to MDLLDQIREQHPEIDVAKVRYAYYMAEQAHAGQTRDSGEPYITHPLAVARILAELEMDEDTIVAALLHDVIEDTETSRESISKQFGSDVLALIEGVTKLKFQNLLEGSDVQRARAESTRAAENLRKMLLAMAKDFRVIIIKLADRLHNMQTLDALPPVKRTRIANETLDIYAPLAARLGIWDVKWQLEDAAFHALHPREFEEVKELVAKSHRQRESEIQRAIVTLRERLERKGMRHVEIAGRPKHLYSIFQKMVKQRRSFDDIHDLLALRVIVDEVSDCYLALGVVHELWMPIPGLFYDYIAKPKPNGYQSLHTKVMGYNGEPLEVQIRTKAMHRVAEHGVASHWAYKEGKIELTEAARLARLREQLFDWSSDAKMSSDFLRSLSTDLFSEQVFVFTPKGDVLDLPKESTPVDFAFRVHTQLGLTIVGAKVNGVMVPLNSKLQNGDVVQLITRSNATPSMDWMEFVKSAHARSKLKAYFRRNSREVDAERGKDSVARELKTQGADPKMMLTEDRISAILPHFDGCAEAIDLFAKVGSGVLSAFSVAARLRGPETEAKPADTIHTSKSREGRLTVTSDGVDNMLVKRARCCDPIPGDDVKGYVTRGRGIIIHRTICPNAAKMIQAEPERLLDLDWPKDGETHSVQLKITTVNRQGLLADVSTVFGEQKANISWAKIKTLQNNTAEIEIAIDVTDIDHLAQVMNRLSNYSDVISVLRMFGRTSGR, encoded by the coding sequence ATGGACCTGCTTGATCAGATTCGCGAGCAGCATCCTGAGATCGACGTCGCCAAGGTCCGCTATGCCTACTACATGGCCGAGCAGGCGCATGCCGGCCAGACCCGCGACTCCGGTGAACCTTACATCACACACCCTCTCGCCGTAGCGCGCATCCTTGCCGAGCTCGAGATGGACGAGGACACGATCGTCGCGGCGCTGCTGCATGACGTGATCGAAGACACGGAGACCTCGCGCGAGTCGATCAGCAAACAGTTCGGGTCTGACGTGCTCGCGCTGATCGAGGGCGTCACAAAGCTGAAGTTCCAGAACCTCTTGGAGGGCTCCGATGTCCAGCGGGCGCGTGCCGAAAGTACCCGCGCCGCAGAGAATCTTCGCAAGATGCTCCTTGCGATGGCAAAGGACTTCCGCGTGATCATCATCAAGCTCGCGGACCGGCTCCACAACATGCAGACCCTGGACGCCCTGCCGCCCGTCAAGCGCACGCGCATCGCCAACGAGACCCTGGACATCTACGCTCCCCTCGCTGCGCGCCTGGGAATCTGGGACGTCAAGTGGCAGCTTGAGGACGCTGCGTTCCATGCCCTTCACCCTCGGGAGTTTGAGGAGGTGAAGGAGCTTGTGGCCAAGAGCCACCGCCAACGGGAATCGGAGATTCAGCGGGCGATCGTAACGCTTCGCGAGCGCTTGGAGCGCAAGGGCATGCGACACGTGGAGATCGCCGGCCGCCCGAAGCACCTCTACAGCATCTTTCAAAAGATGGTCAAGCAACGCCGGAGCTTCGACGACATCCATGACCTCCTGGCTTTGCGCGTAATCGTGGACGAGGTCAGCGACTGCTACCTCGCCCTCGGTGTGGTCCACGAGCTCTGGATGCCCATCCCGGGACTCTTTTACGACTACATCGCCAAGCCCAAGCCGAACGGCTATCAGTCGCTGCACACGAAGGTCATGGGCTACAACGGCGAGCCTTTGGAAGTGCAGATCCGCACCAAGGCCATGCACCGCGTGGCCGAGCACGGCGTGGCCTCGCACTGGGCCTATAAAGAAGGCAAGATCGAGCTCACCGAGGCCGCGCGCCTGGCAAGGCTAAGAGAGCAGCTCTTCGACTGGTCCAGCGACGCGAAAATGAGCTCCGACTTCCTCAGGAGCCTCAGCACCGACCTCTTCAGCGAGCAGGTCTTCGTGTTCACGCCGAAGGGCGATGTGCTCGACTTGCCCAAAGAGTCCACTCCAGTGGATTTCGCGTTCCGCGTGCACACGCAGCTTGGCCTGACCATCGTTGGCGCAAAAGTGAACGGCGTGATGGTGCCGCTCAACTCCAAGCTGCAGAACGGCGATGTGGTTCAGCTCATCACTCGCAGCAACGCGACCCCGAGCATGGACTGGATGGAGTTCGTCAAGTCGGCCCATGCCCGCAGCAAGCTCAAGGCTTACTTCCGGCGCAACAGTCGCGAGGTGGACGCCGAGCGCGGAAAGGACTCGGTCGCCCGCGAGCTGAAAACCCAGGGCGCCGACCCCAAAATGATGCTCACCGAGGACCGCATCAGCGCGATCCTGCCGCACTTCGACGGGTGCGCAGAGGCGATCGACCTCTTTGCCAAGGTGGGTTCCGGGGTGCTCTCTGCCTTCAGCGTCGCAGCCCGCTTGCGTGGCCCCGAGACCGAGGCCAAACCCGCCGACACCATCCACACGTCAAAGTCCCGCGAGGGACGGCTGACGGTCACCTCCGACGGAGTGGACAACATGCTCGTCAAGCGGGCGCGGTGCTGCGACCCGATCCCCGGCGACGATGTGAAAGGCTACGTGACCCGCGGGCGCGGCATCATCATCCACCGAACCATCTGTCCGAACGCCGCAAAGATGATCCAGGCCGAGCCCGAACGGCTCCTCGATCTGGACTGGCCGAAGGACGGGGAAACGCACTCGGTACAGCTCAAGATCACGACGGTGAACCGACAGGGCCTTCTGGCCGACGTAAGCACGGTCTTCGGCGAGCAGAAGGCGAACATCTCCTGGGCGAAGATCAAGACGCTGCAGAACAACACGGCCGAGATCGAGATCGCCATCGATGTGACGGACATCGATCACCTGGCGCAGGTGATGAACCGGCTTAGCAACTACTCCGACGTCATCAGCGTGCTGCGTATGTTTGGCAGGACGTCGGGGAGGTAA
- the kdsB gene encoding 3-deoxy-manno-octulosonate cytidylyltransferase, whose translation MRCMIVIPARMGSTRFPGKPLVDLCGRPMIQWVVEAAQVSGVADRILVATPDPEIVEACARFGAEAVLTRADHPSGTDRIAEVAESRIADVYVNVQGDEPLIKPETIRACADPMLNDAAIQMASVFSECEPEEVEHPAVVKVVTDRAGYALYFSRYAIPFERIPRVAPVKKHVGIYGYTRKALMDFATWPPSPLEQTESLEQLRFLENGVRIFMAEGAGSELAVDTPEQAEEVRRILEGG comes from the coding sequence ATGCGCTGCATGATCGTGATCCCGGCCCGGATGGGCAGCACACGCTTTCCCGGCAAGCCGTTGGTGGACCTCTGTGGACGCCCGATGATCCAGTGGGTGGTCGAAGCCGCGCAGGTCTCGGGCGTAGCAGACCGAATTCTTGTGGCGACTCCCGATCCTGAGATTGTCGAGGCATGCGCCAGGTTCGGCGCCGAGGCGGTCTTGACGCGCGCCGACCATCCTTCGGGAACGGACCGGATCGCCGAGGTGGCCGAATCGAGGATCGCCGATGTTTATGTCAACGTTCAGGGCGACGAACCTCTGATCAAGCCCGAGACCATCCGCGCCTGCGCAGACCCGATGCTGAATGACGCAGCGATCCAGATGGCGTCGGTCTTCAGCGAGTGCGAGCCGGAGGAGGTGGAGCACCCGGCGGTGGTGAAGGTGGTCACGGATCGAGCGGGTTACGCGCTCTATTTCAGCCGGTATGCGATCCCGTTCGAGCGAATTCCAAGGGTCGCACCGGTGAAGAAGCACGTGGGCATCTATGGCTACACACGCAAGGCTCTGATGGACTTCGCCACGTGGCCACCCTCGCCCCTAGAGCAGACCGAGAGCCTGGAGCAGCTTAGGTTCCTGGAGAACGGCGTGCGGATCTTCATGGCGGAAGGGGCAGGGTCGGAGCTGGCGGTGGATACGCCTGAGCAGGCGGAGGAGGTCCGCAGGATTCTGGAGGGAGGGTAA
- a CDS encoding glycine--tRNA ligase subunit alpha, giving the protein MTFQDLIFTLNGYWAKQGCAILQPYDIEVGAGTMHPATSLRVLGPESWNVAYVQPSRRPADGRYTRNPQRSQRYYQYQVILKPSPDDIVDIYMGSLDALGFDTKKHDVRLVEDDWESQAAGAAGVGWEVWLDGTEISQFTFFQQMGGIECNPVCAEITYGPERLCLMLNGQNSFWEDLMWTDSLSYRSVDWELEMQDNVYNFEVASTEMLFKMFDMFEAESRRTIETKVHWDAEQGILTTRETSGEVPDGVQTGPMALVYPAYDLALKCSHTFNLLDARGAISPTERAAYINRIRGRIRACCLKYVEQFKAPAAQK; this is encoded by the coding sequence GTGACGTTTCAGGACCTCATCTTCACCCTCAACGGCTATTGGGCCAAGCAGGGCTGCGCCATTCTGCAACCTTACGACATCGAGGTCGGGGCAGGCACCATGCACCCCGCAACTTCCCTTCGCGTCCTGGGGCCCGAGTCGTGGAACGTCGCCTACGTCCAGCCCTCACGCAGACCTGCCGACGGTCGGTACACCCGCAACCCGCAGCGCAGCCAGCGCTACTACCAGTATCAAGTGATCCTCAAGCCGTCCCCTGACGACATCGTGGACATTTACATGGGCTCGCTGGATGCGCTTGGCTTCGACACGAAGAAGCACGACGTGCGACTGGTCGAGGACGACTGGGAATCCCAAGCTGCCGGCGCTGCCGGGGTCGGCTGGGAAGTCTGGCTCGACGGCACTGAGATCTCCCAGTTCACTTTCTTCCAGCAGATGGGTGGCATCGAGTGCAATCCCGTATGCGCCGAGATCACTTACGGTCCCGAGCGCCTCTGCCTGATGCTGAACGGCCAAAACTCCTTCTGGGAGGACCTTATGTGGACCGATTCTCTGTCCTATCGAAGCGTGGACTGGGAGCTCGAGATGCAAGACAATGTCTACAACTTCGAGGTCGCCAGCACCGAAATGCTGTTCAAGATGTTCGACATGTTCGAAGCCGAGTCCAGACGCACGATCGAGACCAAGGTTCACTGGGATGCCGAGCAAGGGATCCTGACCACGCGCGAGACGTCTGGCGAAGTCCCAGATGGCGTGCAAACCGGGCCGATGGCGCTGGTCTACCCGGCCTATGACTTGGCGCTAAAGTGCTCCCACACGTTCAATCTGCTCGACGCAAGAGGCGCCATTTCGCCAACCGAACGCGCGGCCTACATCAATCGAATCCGTGGACGTATTCGCGCCTGTTGTCTCAAGTACGTCGAGCAGTTCAAGGCTCCCGCGGCCCAGAAATAG
- a CDS encoding PEP-CTERM sorting domain-containing protein (PEP-CTERM proteins occur, often in large numbers, in the proteomes of bacteria that also encode an exosortase, a predicted intramembrane cysteine proteinase. The presence of a PEP-CTERM domain at a protein's C-terminus predicts cleavage within the sorting domain, followed by covalent anchoring to some some component of the (usually Gram-negative) cell surface. Many PEP-CTERM proteins exhibit an unusual sequence composition that includes large numbers of potential glycosylation sites. Expression of one such protein has been shown restore the ability of a bacterium to form floc, a type of biofilm.), with protein MALRRSPGAVAPKLLAFVGAMGASTVKALAFTLFWGTEIQTNDNGPFDNDPRLGYISILPEDLPGGGGCTVALNARIVSTPTSHYMFLENLTIFNPSTTLTVTTANLIEFVRDEYHIPFAEGENGTQFSGEVRRLDANLAGGEKFDTLSRATRFAPRDVGASWNAGFGANQHTRRDAVAQNFKGGTNSGAAGDHIGFVGFKLGPREGFYMGLVEYRVRVVPEPASVAGLALGLLLFLRRSKG; from the coding sequence ATGGCTTTGCGGCGTTCTCCCGGGGCTGTCGCCCCCAAACTGCTCGCGTTTGTGGGAGCGATGGGTGCTTCCACAGTCAAAGCGCTTGCGTTCACTCTATTCTGGGGAACCGAAATCCAGACCAACGATAACGGCCCCTTCGACAATGACCCCAGGCTTGGGTACATCAGCATCCTTCCGGAGGACCTACCGGGTGGCGGCGGGTGCACCGTGGCCCTCAATGCCCGTATCGTCAGCACCCCAACCTCGCACTACATGTTTCTGGAGAACCTGACAATCTTCAACCCGAGCACAACACTAACGGTGACAACCGCGAATCTGATCGAGTTCGTGCGCGATGAGTATCACATTCCGTTTGCCGAGGGCGAGAACGGGACCCAGTTTAGCGGCGAAGTTCGAAGGCTCGACGCCAATCTGGCTGGAGGGGAAAAGTTCGACACCCTTAGTCGTGCAACCCGGTTCGCGCCTAGGGACGTTGGGGCATCCTGGAACGCTGGGTTTGGCGCTAATCAGCACACGCGACGCGATGCCGTTGCACAGAACTTCAAGGGTGGCACCAACTCTGGCGCAGCGGGCGACCACATCGGATTCGTCGGCTTCAAGCTGGGCCCGAGAGAAGGGTTCTATATGGGACTCGTCGAGTATAGGGTGCGGGTAGTACCCGAGCCAGCTTCGGTTGCCGGACTCGCATTGGGTCTCCTATTGTTCCTTCGGCGTTCAAAAGGCTGA
- a CDS encoding MOSC domain-containing protein has translation MPTILSVNTGRVLPFDPTGKARPSGIVKLPREGRVTLGALGLDGDEHAADVHGGEFQAVYAYSKEDYAWWAAELGRDLEPGLFGENLTVEGINMASVRSGDLWRLPNAVLEATQPRLPCATFQARMKEEEWVKRFDAGQRWGVYFRVVAEGSIGQGETVFVESAPSSSPTIYDMARIRTGETHRAAELLSAPALSPKWRNWAESASAS, from the coding sequence ATGCCAACCATCCTCTCGGTGAACACCGGCCGGGTTCTTCCCTTCGACCCAACCGGCAAGGCCCGGCCGTCAGGAATCGTCAAGCTGCCCCGCGAAGGGCGTGTGACCTTGGGCGCGCTTGGCCTGGACGGGGACGAACACGCAGCCGACGTCCACGGCGGTGAGTTTCAGGCCGTGTATGCCTACTCGAAAGAGGATTACGCCTGGTGGGCGGCAGAGCTTGGCCGTGATCTGGAACCCGGGCTCTTTGGTGAGAATTTGACCGTCGAGGGCATCAACATGGCCTCAGTCCGAAGTGGGGACCTATGGCGCCTGCCGAACGCCGTGCTCGAAGCCACCCAGCCCAGACTGCCCTGCGCGACCTTTCAGGCGCGCATGAAGGAAGAGGAGTGGGTGAAGCGGTTCGACGCCGGCCAGCGATGGGGCGTGTACTTCCGAGTGGTCGCAGAAGGCTCAATCGGCCAAGGCGAAACCGTTTTCGTCGAGTCTGCGCCCTCAAGCAGCCCCACGATCTACGACATGGCGCGAATCAGAACCGGCGAAACGCATCGCGCGGCCGAACTCCTATCCGCACCCGCCTTATCACCGAAGTGGCGGAACTGGGCAGAGTCGGCAAGCGCTTCGTAG
- the frr gene encoding ribosome recycling factor yields MTVESILSETETKMKHAIDAMLHDFQTIRTGRASAMVLDRVKVDYYGVETPVTQVANVSVPEPRQLMITPYEKHMMGVIEKAIQKSDLGINPTNDGQNIRLNFPQMTEERRKELVKQVNSRSEQGCVAIRNVRHHSIDHLKQLQKDKTISEDDLKVNEAKVQKLTDKYIAEVHDHQKKKDAELMEV; encoded by the coding sequence ATGACAGTTGAATCCATCCTCAGCGAAACCGAAACGAAGATGAAGCACGCCATCGATGCGATGCTTCACGACTTCCAGACCATTCGAACCGGCCGTGCCAGCGCCATGGTGCTGGACCGCGTCAAGGTGGACTACTATGGCGTCGAGACCCCCGTCACTCAGGTGGCAAACGTCAGCGTGCCGGAGCCGCGTCAGCTCATGATCACGCCCTATGAAAAGCACATGATGGGAGTGATTGAGAAGGCGATCCAAAAGAGCGACCTTGGCATCAACCCTACCAACGACGGCCAGAACATCCGGCTCAACTTCCCACAGATGACCGAGGAGCGTCGCAAAGAGCTGGTCAAGCAGGTGAACTCGCGTTCCGAGCAGGGGTGCGTGGCGATCCGGAACGTCCGGCACCACTCGATCGATCACCTGAAGCAGCTTCAAAAGGACAAAACCATCAGCGAGGACGACCTGAAGGTCAACGAAGCCAAAGTTCAAAAGCTGACCGATAAATACATCGCCGAAGTCCACGACCACCAGAAGAAGAAGGATGCCGAGTTGATGGAGGTCTAG